Sequence from the Xenorhabdus nematophila ATCC 19061 genome:
GTGTCCTTTGGCAGTCAATGTGTTGTGCCCGCCCTGAATCACTTTATTGCCGGAAATATTCATATCAGCGTTGATCTGGAACTCACCGACAAAGCAATTAATATGGAAGAGGATCAATGTGATATAGCAGTCATTATCGGGCGTGCAACACCATATCATCCACTCATTATGCCTCTGATTGATATTACCTGGGGACTTTACGCCACACCTGATTATCTACGTCAGTTTTCACCGATAGATAAACCAGAGGATCTTCCCCGTTACGATTATCTGTTATTTCGTGGCCCTGCACATACGCTCTCTCTGCCATTTCGTAAAGAGAGGCATAAGCTGGATATTGAAGTCCGCAGCCGGTTTCGCATCAATAACAGCGTAGCGTTAATGAGTTCTGCATTAGCCGGCGCGGGCATTGCCTACCTGCCAGATTATGTCACTCATGAACCTGTTGCGGAAGGAAGATTGGTAAGACTGCTCCCTGAATGGAATATGGATATCTACCAAGCCTGGATGCTGTTTAAATCAGAAAGTACACTCTCTGCACGCGTACAGCACTTTGCCAGCTCTTTGCAAAATAAGCTGAAGCAAAATCTGGTAAATGGAAAAAAGGCATAATCCGTGCGGGTACAGTTGCACCCGCAGAAGACATGCTTATCGGTCAATAATAATTCCCGTGGCGGTAATCCCAAGTCGTGAAGATATCAGACATTATCGCCATGATCCTATTCACATACAACCCCTTACGGATAAACACCGGGCATGGCGTAATGTCACGCTGGTGATTTTGCTGCGGCACCAAGTTACCGTTTTCATCCACCATTGAAACCATAACGCCTTGTTCATAGCGTGTCTGCTCAGTTTCATTGGGTTGGATGGATTTAACATAGTCATTGGCAGCAATAATCAAATCAGCCTGACTTTCGATTCTCTCACCAATACATTCCACCAATCCACGATTGCCTTTGCCTGACGGATTAGCCGAACTGGCAAAAGAAAACTTGCCGTGTTTTTCCCAAAGCTCTTTTGCCAATATTTCGCCGGGTTTACCAAACTTAATCACGAAACAACTTGTACCACGATGATCCATCATCAATTCTTTGGAACCGTCATCAGGAATGCGGGCTAATGCTTCCTCTTTCCAGGGCAGGATACAGCCCAGCAAGACATTTTCATCCCAAGTTTTTTGATAAAACGCTTCAATTTCCGAATTAAGCTGAGCCAGTTCTTTCAACTGCTCCAGAGATCCACATAAAACAACACCGGGCTTGTTACGATTACGCTGTTTGGCTTCAAATTTACGTTCAAGCCCTCGTGCATCGGATGTCATGATGATATAGCCAACTTTAGTTGGGCAAACGATCATTCCGCCATCATTAGAGAGGATCTCTACCGCTTCCGGCTGTACCCCATTATTCCATTGAATTTTTTTGTTGCTCATATTGATCCTCTTGACTGGAAACGGAATGTTTATTGTTCAATCAGTTAACGTTGGTAATAACTGGTAATCGTGGCTGTTGCCAAGGTATTGGCCTGAATCATAAAACGCGCAACCGCGTTTGTCGTTTCAGCATCAATTCCCAGTTTTTCTACTGATAACGCATGTATTGTAAAAATATATCGGTGCGCTTTATTACCCACTGGCGGACAAGGGCCACAGAAGCCGGGAAAACCATAATCATTTCTGCTTTGAATCGTACCAATGGGCATTTTACTGCCATCGCTTTTCCCGGCATTTGCGACCAAGGCTTGGGCTGCAACGGGAATATCAAAAGCAACCCAATGCCAGAAACCACTGCCTGTTGGTGCATCAGGATCATAGGCAGTAATAGCAAAACTTTTTGTTTCGGCGGGTGCCTCTCTCCAGGCAAGTTCAGGTGAACGATTATTCCCATTGCCGCCAAATTCATTAAATTCGTGTTCTTTCTGCAAGAAATCATTATTCTTAAATTCAGTTGAAGTGATAATCATCATTATGTCTCCCGATTGAATGCCTTTTCAGACATCCTAACGTAGTTTTTCTGACCTGCAAGATCAGACTATCATTTTGCTTGATTGTTTCAATTTAGGTACAATAGGTGAGTTATTGGATACTTTTGTATGACGTGATTTTCTGGTTTTTTACCGGAAATACAGTCGGTACAAATGAAGAAAGATAATCGAATAATAGATTACGATGTGGTTTAACAGATAAATGAAATTAAGGTGATCGCTTAGACAACCACCTTTAAACTATTAACGTCATAAACAGGGTTTATAGCGCATCAGCAATAGCATTAACTTGCCGTGTCATACTATCCAGACCACCGCCAGACAAGTACCAAAGATCAGATTGCAGATAAATTATTTTGCCATTTTTATAAGCATTGGTTGATTTGACTTGATCATTTTCAAACTGCTCTTTTATCAATTTATCCGCACCAATGGCTTCACTGCGATCAATAATAAAAATCACATCAGGATTCGCTTGTGCGATCATATCCGCCGTTACAGACCGGCTGTTACTTTTATCTGATTTTGCAGGTAATTCCGCACGCGGCGCCTGAATTACATTATAAACAATGGATTGATTATTAGGATATAATTCACCGGCATTATGCAGTAACACCAAAACCTTGCTGTTTGTTGCCTTTGCTTTTTCCTGAGCGGACGTAATAACCTGCTCTAAATTAGCAAACTGTGCTTTAACCTCACCTTGTTTATTAAATAACTCTCCCAGTAATTTAAGATGGCTCTCAACAGATGACAGGTAATTTTTATTATCAGTACTTAAGTCAATTGTCGGTGCTATTTGTGATAAACGCTCATAAAAAGCCCCCTGACGCCCTGTTATCACAATCAGATCCGGTTTTATTTCTGCTAACTTTTCCAGATCCGGCTCTTTCATTCCACCTGCATTATGCGTATTCGCTGGCACACCACTACGCATATATTCAGGCGAACTGGCAAGGGGTAATGCGATGACCCGCCCGGATAAACCTAATTTTGTCATCGAATCATAAGTACCGAAATCGAACAGAACAACCCGCTGTGGATCTTTTTTAACCTTAGTTTCACCGGAAAGATGTTTTACTGTGACATCATTACCAGATTGGGAAATTACTGTATTTGGGCTAAATAAGGCAGAAGATTGACTAAATGCGGCGTAGCTGGTGACAGAAAGTAATGATGCGATAACAATTGGTAGGATCTTTTTCATTGTTACACCTGAATTAAGCATATTGGTAAGAAGTAACCTGCATTCTAGGTGGCAACCTATATAAGTCAACAAAATAAGAATCAATATGAAATTGATTCTTATTTCCATCACATGTACTGTGATTTACTTAATAGAATTCATGAGAGCAACGCGTTGCTGTTCTAAGTTACTCGCTCTGCTGCAAACTTTTTCTTTCAAGCGCTTCAATTCTTGTTCTTGCTTTTTCAACTCAGCATCAAAGCCATTTTGCGCTCCCCCCAATCCCCCGAGAAGAGACATTATCATATGTTTTCCATCACCGTTCTGATCACTCTTTTTACGG
This genomic interval carries:
- a CDS encoding LysR family transcriptional regulator, translating into MNNIDNLTSMVVFARVVETLSFTEAAKSLRLSKSSVSREIAQLEVRLSTQLLNRTTRKIQVTEVGMSYYQYCHRILTEAQNAEHFIRNFHEEPMGSLRLIAPVSFGSQCVVPALNHFIAGNIHISVDLELTDKAINMEEDQCDIAVIIGRATPYHPLIMPLIDITWGLYATPDYLRQFSPIDKPEDLPRYDYLLFRGPAHTLSLPFRKERHKLDIEVRSRFRINNSVALMSSALAGAGIAYLPDYVTHEPVAEGRLVRLLPEWNMDIYQAWMLFKSESTLSARVQHFASSLQNKLKQNLVNGKKA
- a CDS encoding L-threonylcarbamoyladenylate synthase, which encodes MSNKKIQWNNGVQPEAVEILSNDGGMIVCPTKVGYIIMTSDARGLERKFEAKQRNRNKPGVVLCGSLEQLKELAQLNSEIEAFYQKTWDENVLLGCILPWKEEALARIPDDGSKELMMDHRGTSCFVIKFGKPGEILAKELWEKHGKFSFASSANPSGKGNRGLVECIGERIESQADLIIAANDYVKSIQPNETEQTRYEQGVMVSMVDENGNLVPQQNHQRDITPCPVFIRKGLYVNRIMAIMSDIFTTWDYRHGNYY
- a CDS encoding siderophore ABC transporter substrate-binding protein, with the translated sequence MKKILPIVIASLLSVTSYAAFSQSSALFSPNTVISQSGNDVTVKHLSGETKVKKDPQRVVLFDFGTYDSMTKLGLSGRVIALPLASSPEYMRSGVPANTHNAGGMKEPDLEKLAEIKPDLIVITGRQGAFYERLSQIAPTIDLSTDNKNYLSSVESHLKLLGELFNKQGEVKAQFANLEQVITSAQEKAKATNSKVLVLLHNAGELYPNNQSIVYNVIQAPRAELPAKSDKSNSRSVTADMIAQANPDVIFIIDRSEAIGADKLIKEQFENDQVKSTNAYKNGKIIYLQSDLWYLSGGGLDSMTRQVNAIADAL
- a CDS encoding YbhB/YbcL family Raf kinase inhibitor-like protein, which produces MMIITSTEFKNNDFLQKEHEFNEFGGNGNNRSPELAWREAPAETKSFAITAYDPDAPTGSGFWHWVAFDIPVAAQALVANAGKSDGSKMPIGTIQSRNDYGFPGFCGPCPPVGNKAHRYIFTIHALSVEKLGIDAETTNAVARFMIQANTLATATITSYYQR